DNA sequence from the Pseudomonadota bacterium genome:
AGGCCGCGGCCTCTGCTGGGGAGTGAAGTTCAGGCTCTGATACGATCTCAAGCAGAGGTACTCCAGCTCGGTTAAGATCCACTAGCGACGAGGAGGTGCGCGAGTCGTGGATATTCTTACCGGCGTCCTCCTCCATATGGATACGGGTAAGACCGACCGTGCGCCTGATGTCGCCCAGATAGAACTCAAGGCTGCCCCGTTCGCAGATCGGTTCATCGAACTGCGAGATCTGATACCCTTTGGGGAGATCTGGATAGAAGTAGTGTTTGCGCGCAAAGCGGTTAAAGCGGCGGATCTCTGAGTTAGTAGCTAATCCAAGCATGATAGCGAACTCAACGGCGCGGCGGTTGGTGACAGGCAGGGCCCCGGGAAGTCCGAGCGTAACCGGATCGATATACTCGTTTGGCTCACCGCCGTAGGTGGCGGAGGCGGAGCAGAAGATCTTTGAGTTAGTAGAGAGTTGGACGTGAACCTCAAGTCCTATAACGGTTTCAAATTCCATGTCGAGACTCCTTAAGCCCTACTCTTATTAGACGGCTAATGCTGGGATAGTTTTGTGCCATTCTGTAGCCGCTTCATAGGCTGATGCAACCTGGAATAGACCCTCCTCATCCCAGGGCTTTCCGATTAGTTGCAGACCGATCGGTAGGCCGTTTGAAGTCATGCCACACGGCAGACTCATGCCGGGCAGTCCCGCAAGGTTAACCGGAATGGTGAAGATATCGTTAAGGTACATCTGCATAGGGTCACTGATCTTCTCTCCTATCTTAAAGGGTGGAGTAGGGGCAATAGGCGCTACTATCAGATCGCAGTGCTTCTCAAATGCATCGCTAAAGTCCTTAACTATTAATGAGCGCACCTTTTGAGCCTTAACGTAGTAGGCATCGAAGTATCCAGAGGAGAGCACATAGGTACCCACCAAGATACGGCGCTGCACCTCTAGGCCAAAACCCTCACTGCGTGTCTTTGAATAGAGCCCCTTAAGATCGAGCGTGCCCTGCGCGCGGTGGCCGTAACGGATACCATCATAACGCGCCAGATTCGAGGAGGCCTCCGCAGGTGCTAGAATGTAGTAGACCGATACGGCGACATCAGTATGTGGTAGGGATACTTCAACTGGAATCGCACCGAGGCCCTCAAGCACCGAGATAGCTTTCTTAAGGGCGCTGTCGATCTCAGGACTGAGGCCAGAGACGAAATACTCTTTAGGGATTCCTATCCTTAAGCCCTTGATGCTCTTTCCAAGCGCACTCTCAAAGTCCGGTACAGGGCGCTGAGCCGAGGTAGCGTCGTTCGGATCTGCGCCGCAGATGGCCTTTGTAACGAGCGCACAGTCACGCACGTTGTGAGCGAATCCCCCTACCTGATCGAGGGATGAGGCGTAGGCGATAACACCGTAACGGCTAACCCGGCCGTAAGTTGGCTTAAGACCAACGATCCCACAGAATGCTGCGGGTTGGCGGATTGAGCCCCCTGTGTCGGTGCCGAGCGTAATAGGACAGATACGCGCAGCAACTGCGGCAGCGGAGCCACCACTTGAACCACCCGGTACGTATTCCGGATTCCAGGGGTTCTTGACCGGGCCATAAGCGGAGTTCTCATTCGAGGATCCCATCGCGAACTCATCCATATTGAGTTTGCCGATTGAGATGGTACCGGCTGTTTTAAGGCGTCGTATTACCGTCGCGTCGTACGGCGGAATAAAGTTAGCAAGGATCTTACTGCCTGCTGTTGTGCGGGTGCCCTCGGTGCAGATGATATCTTTGATGCCGACCGGCACGCCGAGTAGTGGGCCCTGTTTGCCGGACTTAATAAGATCATCTACTCCGGCGGCGGCTTTAAGCGCACGCTCTGCGGTCAGCTCAATAAAGCAATTAAGCGCGGCTAGCTTCTCTGCTTTGTTAAGGCAGGCCTGAGTAAGCTCAACGCACGAAAAATCTTTTGAGCTGAGGCCAACCCGAATTTCTGATATGGAGAGTGAGGCGAGGTCTGACATATGAGATCTTACTCAACTATAAGTGGAACTCGGATAAAACGACCGGAATGATCAGGGACATTTTGTAAAAGCCCCTCAGGGCTGAGCATCTCCTGAACAGGGATGGCTGGGTCGCACAGGGGCATGGCTGGGGGATTTG
Encoded proteins:
- the gatA gene encoding Asp-tRNA(Asn)/Glu-tRNA(Gln) amidotransferase subunit GatA; translation: MSDLASLSISEIRVGLSSKDFSCVELTQACLNKAEKLAALNCFIELTAERALKAAAGVDDLIKSGKQGPLLGVPVGIKDIICTEGTRTTAGSKILANFIPPYDATVIRRLKTAGTISIGKLNMDEFAMGSSNENSAYGPVKNPWNPEYVPGGSSGGSAAAVAARICPITLGTDTGGSIRQPAAFCGIVGLKPTYGRVSRYGVIAYASSLDQVGGFAHNVRDCALVTKAICGADPNDATSAQRPVPDFESALGKSIKGLRIGIPKEYFVSGLSPEIDSALKKAISVLEGLGAIPVEVSLPHTDVAVSVYYILAPAEASSNLARYDGIRYGHRAQGTLDLKGLYSKTRSEGFGLEVQRRILVGTYVLSSGYFDAYYVKAQKVRSLIVKDFSDAFEKHCDLIVAPIAPTPPFKIGEKISDPMQMYLNDIFTIPVNLAGLPGMSLPCGMTSNGLPIGLQLIGKPWDEEGLFQVASAYEAATEWHKTIPALAV